GATTACTGAGATTTTGCTGTCCGTCCATACCCCCCCAATTATTACTTCCATCTTTATTAGTGGGGGGTGTGGACGGGAGATTAGATGACGGTCTATCTATTTCAATACCATACTGAGCCTGCATCATAGCAGCATAAGCAGCGTGACGCTCTTGCTCTTCTTGGCGTTTGCTTTCTCTCTGTTCTCGCTGCTGCTGACGATACTCTAAAACTTGTTGCACAAACGCGACAGCAAGAGTATTGAGCCGATAATACCTAACCCGTTTCCCGTCTTCCACAGGCTGCCGCGATTCGGTAGATAAACCAAGTTGCTCTAAATACTGACCCAAAACCCAGATTGGGGACTCATCAAGCGGTATGGTGAGATTCAAAATACCCTTGATGTGCGGTGCATTGCGTTTTGAGAAATCCGCGATAAGCCTAACGGCATGGCTAACGCTTACCGCTTGAATAACTGCCTCAGTTCCCGTTACCTCAACCCCAGCGAACAAATCCATCAACACTGGCCTCAACCCCAGTCGGTGACGCATCAACCATGAGGTAGAATAATTTGTTTTGATACATTCGAGGCGCGGGACGGGCATAGTTTTACCGACCATCCTGATGTAATTCTGTTGCCACTCTAGTTTCAAACAGTGTTGGTAAAGTTCAGAGGCTTGCTGCCTTTCTAAGAAATCGAGATAGTAGGTGACTGGGAAATACCCGTACCAAATCCTTCTCTTGTACAAAAGCCAGTCGGTCATCCAAAGTAGTGGCTTCTTCCAGTGCAGGGGGCATCCACTCAACGTAATAGAACCAAGACCTGTTCAGTAATTGAATCCCCAGAATTAGCCGCTGCTTTGTCCACTCGTCATCGGAACGGAGTATTACGTGATCGCCTAAAACAAAAGTGGGTTTTTCAAGTGCAGCCAGTTGCATTTCCCCAGTGCCGATGATTTCATGTTCTGTGGTGTAGATAATCTCACCAGCAGAAGCAATTGCATAAATCCATCGGTCTTGTTTCCACTGCACCCCGCAGC
This region of Nostoc sp. UHCC 0302 genomic DNA includes:
- a CDS encoding DUF1392 family protein, with the protein product MIDQINSLYLCWYIAPPWGDRIPPVEVNLLERVYVGASRTFGYCCGVQWKQDRWIYAIASAGEIIYTTEHEIIGTGEMQLAALEKPTFVLGDHVILRSDDEWTKQRLILGIQLLNRSWFYYVEWMPPALEEATTLDDRLAFVQEKDLVRVFPSHLLSRFLRKAASL